A genome region from Glycine max cultivar Williams 82 chromosome 5, Glycine_max_v4.0, whole genome shotgun sequence includes the following:
- the LOC100782281 gene encoding protein MKS1: MNPPEFPSAAAGTSSPPGKKELQLQGTRPPPLRVSKDSHKIRKPPLPPTAHQPAPPPPPEQRKPVIIYTVSPKVLHVTVSDFMNVVQRLTGPSSGAEPNLRAGDVSPAARLASIERTSPSEREKVRSEDNDVTLMLEGVEVGQFPGILSPATLPPISPGFFSESQTTSFWNDLSPFWSTTSFIASPSGLFPGNVMSPLPSPDIFNLFY, encoded by the coding sequence ATGAACCCGCCGGAATTCCCCTCCGCCGCCGCCGGAACATCTTCGCCGCCGGGAAAGAAAGAGCTCCAGCTCCAAGGGACACGCCCGCCGCCGCTCAGAGTCAGCAAAGACTCCCACAAGATCCGCAAACCGCCGCTTCCCCCCACCGCACACCAACCggcgccgccgccgccgccggagCAGCGGAAGCCGGTGATCATCTACACCGTGTCTCCCAAAGTCCTCCACGTCACCGTCAGCGACTTCATGAACGTCGTTCAGCGCCTCACCGGACCCTCCTCCGGCGCAGAACCCAATCTCCGAGCCGGCGACGTATCGCCGGCGGCGAGACTCGCGTCGATCGAGAGAACGAGCCCGTCGGAGAGGGAGAAAGTTCGCAGCGAAGACAACGACGTGACGTTGATGTTAGAAGGAGTGGAAGTGGGTCAATTCCCCGGAATATTGTCGCCGGCGACGTTGCCCCCGATATCACCAGGGTTTTTCTCGGAATCGCAAACGACGTCTTTTTGGAATGACTTGAGCCCCTTTTGGTCAACGACCAGCTTCATTGCGAGTCCGTCGGGGCTTTTTCCCGGCAACGTGATGTCTCCGCTGCCGTCGCCGGACATCTTTAATCTCTTT